The Saccopteryx leptura isolate mSacLep1 chromosome 2, mSacLep1_pri_phased_curated, whole genome shotgun sequence genome has a window encoding:
- the CLK2 gene encoding dual specificity protein kinase CLK2 isoform X5: MPHPRRYHSSERGSRGSYHEHYRSRKHKRRRSRSWSSSSDRTRRHRREDSYHVRSRSSYDDRSSDRRAYDRRYCGSYRRNDYSRDRGDAYYDTDYRHSYEYHRENSSYRSQRSSRRKHRRRRRRSRTFSRSSSQHSSRRAKSVEDDAEGHLIYHVGDWLQERYEIVSTLGEGTFGRVVQCVDHRRGGARVALKIIKNVEKYKEAARLEINVLEKINEKDPDNKNLCVQMFDWFDYHGHMCISFELLGLSTFDFLKDNNYLPYPIHQVRHMAFQLCQAVKFLHDNKLTHTDLKPENILFVNSDYELTYNLEKKRDERSVKSTAVRVVDFGSATFDHEHHSTIVSTRHYRAPEVILELGWSQPCDVWSIGCIIFEYYVGFTLFQTHDNREHLAMMERILGPIPSRMTRKTRRGNKGIIPQ, from the exons aTGCCTCATCCCCGAAGATACCACTCCTCAGAACGAGGCAGCCGGGGGAGTTATCATGAGCACTATCGAAGCCGAAAGCATAAGAGAAGAAGAAGCCGCTCCTGGTCAAGTAGCAGTGATCGAACACGACGGCATCGACGAGAAGACAGCTACCATGTTCGTTCCCGGAG CAGCTATGATGACCGTTCCTCTGACCGGAGAGCATATGACCGGCGATACTGTGGCAGCTACAGACGCAATGACTATAGCCGGGATCGGGGCGATGCCTACTATGACACAGACTACCGGCACTCCTATGAGTATCATCGTGAGAACAGCAGTTACCGCAGCCAGCGCAGCAGCCGAAGGAAGCACAGGCGGCGGAGGCGGCGCAGCCGGACGTTCAGCCGTTCATCTTCG CAGCACAGCAGCCGGAGAGCCAAGAGTGTAGAGGACGACGCTGAGGGCCACCTCATCTACCACGTCGGGGACTGGCTACAAGAGCGAT ATGAAATTGTAAGCACCTTGGGAGAGGGGACCTTCGGCAGAGTTGTACAATGTGTTGACCATCGCAG GGGTGGGGCTCGAGTTGCCTTGAAGATCATTAAGAATGTAGAAAAGTACAAGGAAGCTGCTCGACTTGAAATCAACGTCCTGGAGAAAATCAATGAGAAGGACCCTGACAACAAGAA cCTCTGTGTCCAGATGTTTGACTGGTTTGACTACCATGGCCACATGTGTATCTCCTTTGAGCTCCTGGGCCTTAGCACCTTCGATTTCCTCAAAGACAACAACTACCTGCCCTACCCCATCCACCAAGTGCGCCACATGGCCTTCCAGCTGTGCCAGGCCGTCAAGT TTCTCCATGATAACAAGCTGACACATACGGACCTCAAGCCTGAAAATATTCTGTTTGTGAATTCAGACTACGAGCTTACCTACAACCTAGAGAAG AAGCGAGATGAGCGCAGTGTGAAGAGCACAGCTGTGCGGGTGGTAGACTTTGGCAGTGCCACCTTTGACCATGAACACCATAGTACTATTGTCTCCACTCGCCATTACCGAGCACCAGAGGTCATCCTTG AGTTGGGCTGGTCACAGCCTTGTGATGTGTGGAGCATAGGCTGCATCATCTTTGAGTACTATGTTGGCTTCACCCTCTTCCAA ACCCATGACAACAGAGAGCATCTAGCCATGATGGAAAGGATCTTGGGTCCAATCCCTTCGCGGATGACCCGAAAAACAAG ACGGGGAAATAAGGGAATTATCCCACAGTAA
- the CLK2 gene encoding dual specificity protein kinase CLK2 isoform X3, with protein sequence MPHPRRYHSSERGSRGSYHEHYRSRKHKRRRSRSWSSSSDRTRRHRREDSYHVRSRSYDDRSSDRRAYDRRYCGSYRRNDYSRDRGDAYYDTDYRHSYEYHRENSSYRSQRSSRRKHRRRRRRSRTFSRSSSQHSSRRAKSVEDDAEGHLIYHVGDWLQERYEIVSTLGEGTFGRVVQCVDHRRGGARVALKIIKNVEKYKEAARLEINVLEKINEKDPDNKNLCVQMFDWFDYHGHMCISFELLGLSTFDFLKDNNYLPYPIHQVRHMAFQLCQAVKFLHDNKLTHTDLKPENILFVNSDYELTYNLEKKRDERSVKSTAVRVVDFGSATFDHEHHSTIVSTRHYRAPEVILELGWSQPCDVWSIGCIIFEYYVGFTLFQTHDNREHLAMMERILGPIPSRMTRKTRKQKYFYRGRLDWDENTSAGRYVRENCKPLRRYLTSEAEEHHQLFDLIESMLEYEPAKRLTLGEALQHPFFTRLRAEPPNAKLWDSSRDISR encoded by the exons aTGCCTCATCCCCGAAGATACCACTCCTCAGAACGAGGCAGCCGGGGGAGTTATCATGAGCACTATCGAAGCCGAAAGCATAAGAGAAGAAGAAGCCGCTCCTGGTCAAGTAGCAGTGATCGAACACGACGGCATCGACGAGAAGACAGCTACCATGTTCGTTCCCGGAG CTATGATGACCGTTCCTCTGACCGGAGAGCATATGACCGGCGATACTGTGGCAGCTACAGACGCAATGACTATAGCCGGGATCGGGGCGATGCCTACTATGACACAGACTACCGGCACTCCTATGAGTATCATCGTGAGAACAGCAGTTACCGCAGCCAGCGCAGCAGCCGAAGGAAGCACAGGCGGCGGAGGCGGCGCAGCCGGACGTTCAGCCGTTCATCTTCG CAGCACAGCAGCCGGAGAGCCAAGAGTGTAGAGGACGACGCTGAGGGCCACCTCATCTACCACGTCGGGGACTGGCTACAAGAGCGAT ATGAAATTGTAAGCACCTTGGGAGAGGGGACCTTCGGCAGAGTTGTACAATGTGTTGACCATCGCAG GGGTGGGGCTCGAGTTGCCTTGAAGATCATTAAGAATGTAGAAAAGTACAAGGAAGCTGCTCGACTTGAAATCAACGTCCTGGAGAAAATCAATGAGAAGGACCCTGACAACAAGAA cCTCTGTGTCCAGATGTTTGACTGGTTTGACTACCATGGCCACATGTGTATCTCCTTTGAGCTCCTGGGCCTTAGCACCTTCGATTTCCTCAAAGACAACAACTACCTGCCCTACCCCATCCACCAAGTGCGCCACATGGCCTTCCAGCTGTGCCAGGCCGTCAAGT TTCTCCATGATAACAAGCTGACACATACGGACCTCAAGCCTGAAAATATTCTGTTTGTGAATTCAGACTACGAGCTTACCTACAACCTAGAGAAG AAGCGAGATGAGCGCAGTGTGAAGAGCACAGCTGTGCGGGTGGTAGACTTTGGCAGTGCCACCTTTGACCATGAACACCATAGTACTATTGTCTCCACTCGCCATTACCGAGCACCAGAGGTCATCCTTG AGTTGGGCTGGTCACAGCCTTGTGATGTGTGGAGCATAGGCTGCATCATCTTTGAGTACTATGTTGGCTTCACCCTCTTCCAA ACCCATGACAACAGAGAGCATCTAGCCATGATGGAAAGGATCTTGGGTCCAATCCCTTCGCGGATGACCCGAAAAACAAG gaagcagaaatatttttatcGGGGTCGCCTGGATTGGGATGAGAATACGTCAGCTGGGCGCTATGTTCGAGAAAACTGCAAACCACTGCGG CGGTATCTGACCTCAGAGGCAGAGGAACACCACCAGCTCTTCGATCTCATTGAAAGCATGCTAGAGTATGAACCTGCTAAACGTCTGACCTTGGGTGAAGCCCTTCAGCATCCTTTCTTCACCCGCCTTCGGGCTGAGCCACCCAATGCCAAGTTGTGGGACTCCAGTCGGGATATCAGTCGGTGA
- the CLK2 gene encoding dual specificity protein kinase CLK2 isoform X4, translated as MPHPRRYHSSERGSRGSYHEHYRSRKHKRRRSRSWSSSSDRTRRHRREDSYHVRSRSYDDRSSDRRAYDRRYCGSYRRNDYSRDRGDAYYDTDYRHSYEYHRENSSYRSQRSSRRKHRRRRRRSRTFSRSSSHSSRRAKSVEDDAEGHLIYHVGDWLQERYEIVSTLGEGTFGRVVQCVDHRRGGARVALKIIKNVEKYKEAARLEINVLEKINEKDPDNKNLCVQMFDWFDYHGHMCISFELLGLSTFDFLKDNNYLPYPIHQVRHMAFQLCQAVKFLHDNKLTHTDLKPENILFVNSDYELTYNLEKKRDERSVKSTAVRVVDFGSATFDHEHHSTIVSTRHYRAPEVILELGWSQPCDVWSIGCIIFEYYVGFTLFQTHDNREHLAMMERILGPIPSRMTRKTRKQKYFYRGRLDWDENTSAGRYVRENCKPLRRYLTSEAEEHHQLFDLIESMLEYEPAKRLTLGEALQHPFFTRLRAEPPNAKLWDSSRDISR; from the exons aTGCCTCATCCCCGAAGATACCACTCCTCAGAACGAGGCAGCCGGGGGAGTTATCATGAGCACTATCGAAGCCGAAAGCATAAGAGAAGAAGAAGCCGCTCCTGGTCAAGTAGCAGTGATCGAACACGACGGCATCGACGAGAAGACAGCTACCATGTTCGTTCCCGGAG CTATGATGACCGTTCCTCTGACCGGAGAGCATATGACCGGCGATACTGTGGCAGCTACAGACGCAATGACTATAGCCGGGATCGGGGCGATGCCTACTATGACACAGACTACCGGCACTCCTATGAGTATCATCGTGAGAACAGCAGTTACCGCAGCCAGCGCAGCAGCCGAAGGAAGCACAGGCGGCGGAGGCGGCGCAGCCGGACGTTCAGCCGTTCATCTTCG CACAGCAGCCGGAGAGCCAAGAGTGTAGAGGACGACGCTGAGGGCCACCTCATCTACCACGTCGGGGACTGGCTACAAGAGCGAT ATGAAATTGTAAGCACCTTGGGAGAGGGGACCTTCGGCAGAGTTGTACAATGTGTTGACCATCGCAG GGGTGGGGCTCGAGTTGCCTTGAAGATCATTAAGAATGTAGAAAAGTACAAGGAAGCTGCTCGACTTGAAATCAACGTCCTGGAGAAAATCAATGAGAAGGACCCTGACAACAAGAA cCTCTGTGTCCAGATGTTTGACTGGTTTGACTACCATGGCCACATGTGTATCTCCTTTGAGCTCCTGGGCCTTAGCACCTTCGATTTCCTCAAAGACAACAACTACCTGCCCTACCCCATCCACCAAGTGCGCCACATGGCCTTCCAGCTGTGCCAGGCCGTCAAGT TTCTCCATGATAACAAGCTGACACATACGGACCTCAAGCCTGAAAATATTCTGTTTGTGAATTCAGACTACGAGCTTACCTACAACCTAGAGAAG AAGCGAGATGAGCGCAGTGTGAAGAGCACAGCTGTGCGGGTGGTAGACTTTGGCAGTGCCACCTTTGACCATGAACACCATAGTACTATTGTCTCCACTCGCCATTACCGAGCACCAGAGGTCATCCTTG AGTTGGGCTGGTCACAGCCTTGTGATGTGTGGAGCATAGGCTGCATCATCTTTGAGTACTATGTTGGCTTCACCCTCTTCCAA ACCCATGACAACAGAGAGCATCTAGCCATGATGGAAAGGATCTTGGGTCCAATCCCTTCGCGGATGACCCGAAAAACAAG gaagcagaaatatttttatcGGGGTCGCCTGGATTGGGATGAGAATACGTCAGCTGGGCGCTATGTTCGAGAAAACTGCAAACCACTGCGG CGGTATCTGACCTCAGAGGCAGAGGAACACCACCAGCTCTTCGATCTCATTGAAAGCATGCTAGAGTATGAACCTGCTAAACGTCTGACCTTGGGTGAAGCCCTTCAGCATCCTTTCTTCACCCGCCTTCGGGCTGAGCCACCCAATGCCAAGTTGTGGGACTCCAGTCGGGATATCAGTCGGTGA
- the CLK2 gene encoding dual specificity protein kinase CLK2 isoform X2: MPHPRRYHSSERGSRGSYHEHYRSRKHKRRRSRSWSSSSDRTRRHRREDSYHVRSRSSYDDRSSDRRAYDRRYCGSYRRNDYSRDRGDAYYDTDYRHSYEYHRENSSYRSQRSSRRKHRRRRRRSRTFSRSSSHSSRRAKSVEDDAEGHLIYHVGDWLQERYEIVSTLGEGTFGRVVQCVDHRRGGARVALKIIKNVEKYKEAARLEINVLEKINEKDPDNKNLCVQMFDWFDYHGHMCISFELLGLSTFDFLKDNNYLPYPIHQVRHMAFQLCQAVKFLHDNKLTHTDLKPENILFVNSDYELTYNLEKKRDERSVKSTAVRVVDFGSATFDHEHHSTIVSTRHYRAPEVILELGWSQPCDVWSIGCIIFEYYVGFTLFQTHDNREHLAMMERILGPIPSRMTRKTRKQKYFYRGRLDWDENTSAGRYVRENCKPLRRYLTSEAEEHHQLFDLIESMLEYEPAKRLTLGEALQHPFFTRLRAEPPNAKLWDSSRDISR, encoded by the exons aTGCCTCATCCCCGAAGATACCACTCCTCAGAACGAGGCAGCCGGGGGAGTTATCATGAGCACTATCGAAGCCGAAAGCATAAGAGAAGAAGAAGCCGCTCCTGGTCAAGTAGCAGTGATCGAACACGACGGCATCGACGAGAAGACAGCTACCATGTTCGTTCCCGGAG CAGCTATGATGACCGTTCCTCTGACCGGAGAGCATATGACCGGCGATACTGTGGCAGCTACAGACGCAATGACTATAGCCGGGATCGGGGCGATGCCTACTATGACACAGACTACCGGCACTCCTATGAGTATCATCGTGAGAACAGCAGTTACCGCAGCCAGCGCAGCAGCCGAAGGAAGCACAGGCGGCGGAGGCGGCGCAGCCGGACGTTCAGCCGTTCATCTTCG CACAGCAGCCGGAGAGCCAAGAGTGTAGAGGACGACGCTGAGGGCCACCTCATCTACCACGTCGGGGACTGGCTACAAGAGCGAT ATGAAATTGTAAGCACCTTGGGAGAGGGGACCTTCGGCAGAGTTGTACAATGTGTTGACCATCGCAG GGGTGGGGCTCGAGTTGCCTTGAAGATCATTAAGAATGTAGAAAAGTACAAGGAAGCTGCTCGACTTGAAATCAACGTCCTGGAGAAAATCAATGAGAAGGACCCTGACAACAAGAA cCTCTGTGTCCAGATGTTTGACTGGTTTGACTACCATGGCCACATGTGTATCTCCTTTGAGCTCCTGGGCCTTAGCACCTTCGATTTCCTCAAAGACAACAACTACCTGCCCTACCCCATCCACCAAGTGCGCCACATGGCCTTCCAGCTGTGCCAGGCCGTCAAGT TTCTCCATGATAACAAGCTGACACATACGGACCTCAAGCCTGAAAATATTCTGTTTGTGAATTCAGACTACGAGCTTACCTACAACCTAGAGAAG AAGCGAGATGAGCGCAGTGTGAAGAGCACAGCTGTGCGGGTGGTAGACTTTGGCAGTGCCACCTTTGACCATGAACACCATAGTACTATTGTCTCCACTCGCCATTACCGAGCACCAGAGGTCATCCTTG AGTTGGGCTGGTCACAGCCTTGTGATGTGTGGAGCATAGGCTGCATCATCTTTGAGTACTATGTTGGCTTCACCCTCTTCCAA ACCCATGACAACAGAGAGCATCTAGCCATGATGGAAAGGATCTTGGGTCCAATCCCTTCGCGGATGACCCGAAAAACAAG gaagcagaaatatttttatcGGGGTCGCCTGGATTGGGATGAGAATACGTCAGCTGGGCGCTATGTTCGAGAAAACTGCAAACCACTGCGG CGGTATCTGACCTCAGAGGCAGAGGAACACCACCAGCTCTTCGATCTCATTGAAAGCATGCTAGAGTATGAACCTGCTAAACGTCTGACCTTGGGTGAAGCCCTTCAGCATCCTTTCTTCACCCGCCTTCGGGCTGAGCCACCCAATGCCAAGTTGTGGGACTCCAGTCGGGATATCAGTCGGTGA
- the SCAMP3 gene encoding secretory carrier-associated membrane protein 3 isoform X1: MAQSQDGGNPFAEPGELDNPFQDPAVIQHRPSPHYATLDVYNPFETREPPPTYEPPAPASLPPPSAPSQSSRKLSPTEPKNYGSYSTQASAAAATAELLKKQEELNRKAEELDRRERELQHAALGGTATRQNNWPPLPSFCPVQPCFFQDISMEIPQEFQKTVSTMYYLWMCSTLALLLNFFACLASFCVESSNGSGFGLSFLWVLLFTPCSFVCWYRPMYKAFRSDSSFNFFIFFFIFFAQDVLFVLQAIGNPGWGFSGWISAMVLLKTNVAVAVLMMLVALFFTGIAVLGIVMLQRIHSLYRRTGASFQKAQQEFAAGVFSNPAVRTAAANAAAGAAENAFRAP, from the exons ATGGCTCAAAGCCAAGACGGTGGAAACCCATTCGCCGAACCCGGCGAGCTTGACAACCCTTTTCAG GACCCAGCTGTGATCCAGCACCGACCCAGTCCGCATTATGCCACGCTTGACGTCTACAACCCTTTTGAGACCCGAGAG CCACCACCAACCTATGAGCCTCCTGCCCCTGCCTCATTGCCTCCACCCTCAGCTCCCTCGCAGTCCTCGAGAAAGCTCAGCCCCACAGAACCCAAGAACTATGGATCATACAGCACCCAG GCTTCAGCTGCAGCAGCCACAGCAGAGCTGCTGAAGAAACAGGAGGAGCTTAACAGGAAGGCAGAGGAGTTGGACCGGAGAGAGCGAGAGCTGCAGCATGCTGCCCTGGGGGGCACAGCTA CTCGACAGAACAATTGGCCCCCTCTGCCTTCATTTTGCCCAGTACAGCCCTGCTTTTTCCAGGACATCTCCATGGAGATCCCACAAGAATTTCAGAAGACAGTGTCCACCATGTACTACCTCTGGATGT GCAGTACTCTGGCTCTTCTCCTGAATTTCTTCGCCTGCCTTGCCAGCTTCTGTGTGGAGTCCAGCAATGGCTCAGGCTTCGGGCTCTCCTTCCTCTGGGTCCTCCTTTTCACTCCCTGCTCCTTCGTCTGCTGGTACCGCCCCATGTATAAGGCTTTCCG GAGTGACAGTTcattcaatttcttcattttcttcttcattttcttcgcCCAGGATGTACTCTTTGTCCTCCAGGCCATTGGCAATCCAGGTTGGGGGTTCAG TGGCTGGATCTCTGCCATGGTGTTGCTGAAGACCAACGTGGCTGTAGCTGTGCTCATGATGCTGGTTGCCCTATTCTTCACTGGCATCGCTGTGCTAGGAATTGTGATGCTACAGCGG ATCCACTCCTTGTACCGCCGCACAGGTGCCAGTTTTCAGAAGGCCCAGCAAGAATTTGCTGCTGGTGTCTTCTCCAACCCTGCAGTGCGAACTGCAGCTGCCAATGCGGCCGCTGGGGCTGCTGAAAATGCCTTTCGGGCCCCATGA
- the SCAMP3 gene encoding secretory carrier-associated membrane protein 3 isoform X2, with the protein MAQSQDGGNPFAEPGELDNPFQPPPTYEPPAPASLPPPSAPSQSSRKLSPTEPKNYGSYSTQASAAAATAELLKKQEELNRKAEELDRRERELQHAALGGTATRQNNWPPLPSFCPVQPCFFQDISMEIPQEFQKTVSTMYYLWMCSTLALLLNFFACLASFCVESSNGSGFGLSFLWVLLFTPCSFVCWYRPMYKAFRSDSSFNFFIFFFIFFAQDVLFVLQAIGNPGWGFSGWISAMVLLKTNVAVAVLMMLVALFFTGIAVLGIVMLQRIHSLYRRTGASFQKAQQEFAAGVFSNPAVRTAAANAAAGAAENAFRAP; encoded by the exons ATGGCTCAAAGCCAAGACGGTGGAAACCCATTCGCCGAACCCGGCGAGCTTGACAACCCTTTTCAG CCACCACCAACCTATGAGCCTCCTGCCCCTGCCTCATTGCCTCCACCCTCAGCTCCCTCGCAGTCCTCGAGAAAGCTCAGCCCCACAGAACCCAAGAACTATGGATCATACAGCACCCAG GCTTCAGCTGCAGCAGCCACAGCAGAGCTGCTGAAGAAACAGGAGGAGCTTAACAGGAAGGCAGAGGAGTTGGACCGGAGAGAGCGAGAGCTGCAGCATGCTGCCCTGGGGGGCACAGCTA CTCGACAGAACAATTGGCCCCCTCTGCCTTCATTTTGCCCAGTACAGCCCTGCTTTTTCCAGGACATCTCCATGGAGATCCCACAAGAATTTCAGAAGACAGTGTCCACCATGTACTACCTCTGGATGT GCAGTACTCTGGCTCTTCTCCTGAATTTCTTCGCCTGCCTTGCCAGCTTCTGTGTGGAGTCCAGCAATGGCTCAGGCTTCGGGCTCTCCTTCCTCTGGGTCCTCCTTTTCACTCCCTGCTCCTTCGTCTGCTGGTACCGCCCCATGTATAAGGCTTTCCG GAGTGACAGTTcattcaatttcttcattttcttcttcattttcttcgcCCAGGATGTACTCTTTGTCCTCCAGGCCATTGGCAATCCAGGTTGGGGGTTCAG TGGCTGGATCTCTGCCATGGTGTTGCTGAAGACCAACGTGGCTGTAGCTGTGCTCATGATGCTGGTTGCCCTATTCTTCACTGGCATCGCTGTGCTAGGAATTGTGATGCTACAGCGG ATCCACTCCTTGTACCGCCGCACAGGTGCCAGTTTTCAGAAGGCCCAGCAAGAATTTGCTGCTGGTGTCTTCTCCAACCCTGCAGTGCGAACTGCAGCTGCCAATGCGGCCGCTGGGGCTGCTGAAAATGCCTTTCGGGCCCCATGA
- the CLK2 gene encoding dual specificity protein kinase CLK2 isoform X1, with the protein MPHPRRYHSSERGSRGSYHEHYRSRKHKRRRSRSWSSSSDRTRRHRREDSYHVRSRSSYDDRSSDRRAYDRRYCGSYRRNDYSRDRGDAYYDTDYRHSYEYHRENSSYRSQRSSRRKHRRRRRRSRTFSRSSSQHSSRRAKSVEDDAEGHLIYHVGDWLQERYEIVSTLGEGTFGRVVQCVDHRRGGARVALKIIKNVEKYKEAARLEINVLEKINEKDPDNKNLCVQMFDWFDYHGHMCISFELLGLSTFDFLKDNNYLPYPIHQVRHMAFQLCQAVKFLHDNKLTHTDLKPENILFVNSDYELTYNLEKKRDERSVKSTAVRVVDFGSATFDHEHHSTIVSTRHYRAPEVILELGWSQPCDVWSIGCIIFEYYVGFTLFQTHDNREHLAMMERILGPIPSRMTRKTRKQKYFYRGRLDWDENTSAGRYVRENCKPLRRYLTSEAEEHHQLFDLIESMLEYEPAKRLTLGEALQHPFFTRLRAEPPNAKLWDSSRDISR; encoded by the exons aTGCCTCATCCCCGAAGATACCACTCCTCAGAACGAGGCAGCCGGGGGAGTTATCATGAGCACTATCGAAGCCGAAAGCATAAGAGAAGAAGAAGCCGCTCCTGGTCAAGTAGCAGTGATCGAACACGACGGCATCGACGAGAAGACAGCTACCATGTTCGTTCCCGGAG CAGCTATGATGACCGTTCCTCTGACCGGAGAGCATATGACCGGCGATACTGTGGCAGCTACAGACGCAATGACTATAGCCGGGATCGGGGCGATGCCTACTATGACACAGACTACCGGCACTCCTATGAGTATCATCGTGAGAACAGCAGTTACCGCAGCCAGCGCAGCAGCCGAAGGAAGCACAGGCGGCGGAGGCGGCGCAGCCGGACGTTCAGCCGTTCATCTTCG CAGCACAGCAGCCGGAGAGCCAAGAGTGTAGAGGACGACGCTGAGGGCCACCTCATCTACCACGTCGGGGACTGGCTACAAGAGCGAT ATGAAATTGTAAGCACCTTGGGAGAGGGGACCTTCGGCAGAGTTGTACAATGTGTTGACCATCGCAG GGGTGGGGCTCGAGTTGCCTTGAAGATCATTAAGAATGTAGAAAAGTACAAGGAAGCTGCTCGACTTGAAATCAACGTCCTGGAGAAAATCAATGAGAAGGACCCTGACAACAAGAA cCTCTGTGTCCAGATGTTTGACTGGTTTGACTACCATGGCCACATGTGTATCTCCTTTGAGCTCCTGGGCCTTAGCACCTTCGATTTCCTCAAAGACAACAACTACCTGCCCTACCCCATCCACCAAGTGCGCCACATGGCCTTCCAGCTGTGCCAGGCCGTCAAGT TTCTCCATGATAACAAGCTGACACATACGGACCTCAAGCCTGAAAATATTCTGTTTGTGAATTCAGACTACGAGCTTACCTACAACCTAGAGAAG AAGCGAGATGAGCGCAGTGTGAAGAGCACAGCTGTGCGGGTGGTAGACTTTGGCAGTGCCACCTTTGACCATGAACACCATAGTACTATTGTCTCCACTCGCCATTACCGAGCACCAGAGGTCATCCTTG AGTTGGGCTGGTCACAGCCTTGTGATGTGTGGAGCATAGGCTGCATCATCTTTGAGTACTATGTTGGCTTCACCCTCTTCCAA ACCCATGACAACAGAGAGCATCTAGCCATGATGGAAAGGATCTTGGGTCCAATCCCTTCGCGGATGACCCGAAAAACAAG gaagcagaaatatttttatcGGGGTCGCCTGGATTGGGATGAGAATACGTCAGCTGGGCGCTATGTTCGAGAAAACTGCAAACCACTGCGG CGGTATCTGACCTCAGAGGCAGAGGAACACCACCAGCTCTTCGATCTCATTGAAAGCATGCTAGAGTATGAACCTGCTAAACGTCTGACCTTGGGTGAAGCCCTTCAGCATCCTTTCTTCACCCGCCTTCGGGCTGAGCCACCCAATGCCAAGTTGTGGGACTCCAGTCGGGATATCAGTCGGTGA